The Thermococcus sp. genomic interval ACGCCGATCCTGTCTGCATCGCCATCGTGGGCTATTCCAACATCTGCTCCCATCGCCTTAACTGTCCTCGCTAAAGCGGAGAGGCTCTTCGCGTTCGGTTCAAGCTCTCTGACAAAGAAGCCGCTCGGGTGGGAGTTGAGGCTGATAACTTTGTTCCCGAGCTCGCGCTGGAGATAGGGAGACAAAACGCTCCCGGCACCGTTTCCGGCGTCTAGAACGACGGTGTAGGAGTTTTTGAGGTGAACCATATCAAGGGCCCTCTCGATGTATTCCCTTTTTGGATCTGCCCTCCTTACCGTTCCGATTTCGTTCCAGGGGGCTTTTCTGAAGTTCCCGGAGTCGATTATCTTCTCCAGCTCGGCCTCCATCCCCGGTGTGTAGGCCATTCCGTTGGGCTGCCATACCTTTATCCCGTTGTATTCAGGAGGATTGTGGCTCGCTGTAATTGTAACACCCGCATCGGCCTTGTAGAGTCTTATTGCGAAGCCCGTCAGAGGTGTAGGGGCCAACCCGATGTCTATAACCTCGACGCCAGCGCTGAGCAAACCGCTTATTAGGGCGCTCTTCACCATCTCACCGCTCGTTCTGGTGTCCTTTCCTACGACGACCGTTCCGCCGTCGAGGTAAGTGCCGAGGGCCTTTCCAACGCGCAGAGCGAGTTCAGGTGTTAATCTCTCGTTGACGACCTCCCTGATGCCGCTCGTCCCGAAGTACTTCCCCATGATGACCCCCCGTGAGAGTTATGTTCGGTGGTCTGGAAGAGGCGATATAACCTTTTCCATTAAATGAAAAAGAGAAAGGCTCAGAAGAGACTGAAGCGCGGGGCCTTGACCTTGACGCCGAGGCCTTCGAGGACTTTCTTCAGCTCTCTAACGCGTATAGTGCCATCACCGGCGTAAAACTTGTGGT includes:
- the glmM gene encoding phosphoglucosamine mutase — encoded protein: MGKYFGTSGIREVVNERLTPELALRVGKALGTYLDGGTVVVGKDTRTSGEMVKSALISGLLSAGVEVIDIGLAPTPLTGFAIRLYKADAGVTITASHNPPEYNGIKVWQPNGMAYTPGMEAELEKIIDSGNFRKAPWNEIGTVRRADPKREYIERALDMVHLKNSYTVVLDAGNGAGSVLSPYLQRELGNKVISLNSHPSGFFVRELEPNAKSLSALARTVKAMGADVGIAHDGDADRIGVVDDQGNFVEYEVMLSLIAGYTLRKFGKGKVVTTVDAGFALDDYVRPLGGEVIRTRVGDVAVADELAKNGGVFGGEPSGTWIMPQWNLTPDGIFAGALVLEMIDRLGPISELAKEVPRYVTLRAKIPCPNEKKAKAMEIIAREALRSFDYERLIDIDGIRIENSDWWILFRPSGTEPIMRITLEAHTEEKARELMEKAERLVKRAIAEA